In one Fundulus heteroclitus isolate FHET01 chromosome 3, MU-UCD_Fhet_4.1, whole genome shotgun sequence genomic region, the following are encoded:
- the cep76 gene encoding centrosomal protein of 76 kDa isoform X2 gives MVDATTMLSMCDPVHLVLIKTDTSSETTLVSSYFLDWRTVLSSPSCKTCFAVELLGVGSESKIPAGVLTISLELFPPMPETLNTGIVSTQQSLERQRTAEKERLFLVYAKQWWREFLEIRPSHQSKLVKIFAQDENGVNRPVCSYVRVLRAGRLLESPRQAARFVSLLAHEKAPVVGGGAKQEQWCTLMAFLCRGKGDCEDHATLLCSLLLGFGLDAYVCVGTKAKTGPHAWVLTRGTDGSITFWESLTAHRYLHRPIDPDAPPLAPQPKPSSPYRTVGCVFNHQTFLANCQPSDAVDLCVFDFQNPSRWKAMSEEAVKSVCAPGSTTSLPPLPPLCAPSLDPAEASNHLELEMRFLVSEHRKDLDLATVWDDHLSYLLSSALSAYEMERCTGVSCGNEEFQDAVRRAVPDGHTFKGFPIHFLHRNARRAFATCLRSPFCEEIVCCRGDHVRLAVRARVFVYPENACAVWMMFACKYRSVL, from the exons ATGGTAGATGCAACAACCATGCTGTCTATGTGTGACCCAGTCCACCTTGTGCTGATCAAGACGGACACGTCCAGTGAAaccactctggtctcatcctacTTTCTGGACTGGAGGACGGTCCTCAGCTCGCCCAGTTGCAAAACGTGCTTTGCCGTAGAGCTGCTGGGAGTCG gaagtgaaagtaaaatcccAGCAGGTGTTTTGACCATCAGTCTGGAGCTCTTCCCTCCTATGCCAGAGACTTTGAACACGGGTATAGTCAGCACACAG CAATCACTGGAGAGGCAGAGGACGGCGGAGAAGGAGAGGCTCTTCTTGGTGTACGCCAAGCAGTGGTGGAGAGAGTTCCTCGAGATCCGACCGTCTCACCAGTCCAAACTGGTCAAGATCTTTGCCCAG GATGAGAATGGCGTGAACAGGCCAGTGTGTTCCTACGTGCGTGTCCTGCGGGCCGGCCGCCTGCTGGAGAGCCCTCGACAGGCGGCCCGCTTCGTCAGCCTGCTGGCCCATGAAAAAGCTCCGGTGGTGGGAGGAGGGGCCAAGCAGGAACAGTGGTGCACATTAATGGCTTTTCTGTGTAGGGGGAAG GGAGACTGTGAGGACCACGCTACTCTGCTCTGCAGCCTCCTGCTGGGCTTCGGCCTGgatgcatatgtgtgtgtgggtaCCAAGGCCAAGACTGGTCCACACGCCTGGGTCCTGACACGCGGTACTGATGGGAGCATCACCTTCTGGGAGAGTCTGACCGCACACAG ATATCTGCACCGGCCCATTGATCCAGATGCTCCCCCCCTGGCTCCTCAACCAAAACCCTCGTCCCCTTACCGCACTGTGGGCTGCGTCTTTAACCACCAGACCTTCCTGGCCAACTGCCAGCCCTCTGACGCTGTGGACCTTTGTGTCTTTGACTTCCAG AATCCGTCACGCTGGAAGGCGATGAGTGAAGAAGCTGTGAAGTCTGTCTGTGCCCCAGGCTCCACCACCTCTCTGCCTCCCCTGCCTCCTCTCTGCGCTCCGTCTCTGGATCCTGCTGAGGCCAGCAACCATTTGGAGCTGGAGATGCGCTTCCTGGTCTCAGAACACAGGAAG GACCTTGACCTGGCTACAGTGTGGGACGACCACCTCTCCTACCTGCTGTCCTCGGCCCTGTCGGCCTATGAAATGGAGCGTTGTACCGGCGTCTCCTGTGGAAACGAAGAGTTCCAGGACGCAGTGAGGAGGGCCGTGCCGGACGGACACACCTTCAAAGGGTTCCCCATTCACTTCCTGCATCGCAACGCTCGCCGAGCCTTCGCCACCTGCCTCAG GTCCCCGTTCTGTGAGGAGATAGTATGTTGTCGTGGCGACCACGTGAGGCTTGCCGTTCGGGCCCGGGTGTTTGTGTATCCTGAGAATGCGTGTGCAGTGTGGATGATGTTTGCCTGTAAATACCGCTCTGTGCTCTGA
- the cep76 gene encoding centrosomal protein of 76 kDa isoform X1, which translates to MCLPPEKASELKQIIHNHLLKMDIHGKIREVLADSLKDDRGAAHRPLSEADFVHALQRRGIIDDVMKDLHFTQESATNIGAESPPKPAAHYGDQDGTHLRKTNLDPSRRYLYLQVLGGKAFLEHLQESEPLPGQVCSTFTLYLHFRNQRFRSKPVPCACEPDLKEGFLLEIHRDGVGDGSKMVDATTMLSMCDPVHLVLIKTDTSSETTLVSSYFLDWRTVLSSPSCKTCFAVELLGVGSESKIPAGVLTISLELFPPMPETLNTGIVSTQQSLERQRTAEKERLFLVYAKQWWREFLEIRPSHQSKLVKIFAQDENGVNRPVCSYVRVLRAGRLLESPRQAARFVSLLAHEKAPVVGGGAKQEQWCTLMAFLCRGKGDCEDHATLLCSLLLGFGLDAYVCVGTKAKTGPHAWVLTRGTDGSITFWESLTAHRYLHRPIDPDAPPLAPQPKPSSPYRTVGCVFNHQTFLANCQPSDAVDLCVFDFQNPSRWKAMSEEAVKSVCAPGSTTSLPPLPPLCAPSLDPAEASNHLELEMRFLVSEHRKDLDLATVWDDHLSYLLSSALSAYEMERCTGVSCGNEEFQDAVRRAVPDGHTFKGFPIHFLHRNARRAFATCLRSPFCEEIVCCRGDHVRLAVRARVFVYPENACAVWMMFACKYRSVL; encoded by the exons ATGTGTCTACCTCCAGAAAAAGCCTCCGAGTTAAAGCAGATAATACACAACCATCTGCTCAAG ATGGACATCCATGGGAAGATCCGAGAGGTGCTGGCAGACTCTCTAAAGGACGACCGAGGCGCCGCGCACCGCCCTCTGTCTGAGGCAGACTTTGTACACGCCCTCCAGCGCAGGGGCATCATTGACGACGTGATGAAAGACCTCCACTTTACCCAG GAAAGTGCTACAAATATTGGGGCCGAATCTCCTCCCAAACCTGCGGCTCATTATGGTGACCAAGATGGTACCCATCTTAGGAAAA CCAATCTTGATCCATCAAGGCGATACCTTTATCTTCAAGTGCTTGGAGGTAAGGCCTTTCTCGAGCACCTCCAGGAATCAGAGCCTTTACCTGGTCAGGTGTGTTCTACGTTTACACTCTACCTGCACTTCCGCAACCAGAGGTTTCGCTCCAAACCGGTCCCTTGTGCCTGTGAGCCCGACCTGAAGGAGGGCTTCCTCCTAGAGATCCACAGGGATGGCGTTG GAGACGGCAGTAAGATGGTAGATGCAACAACCATGCTGTCTATGTGTGACCCAGTCCACCTTGTGCTGATCAAGACGGACACGTCCAGTGAAaccactctggtctcatcctacTTTCTGGACTGGAGGACGGTCCTCAGCTCGCCCAGTTGCAAAACGTGCTTTGCCGTAGAGCTGCTGGGAGTCG gaagtgaaagtaaaatcccAGCAGGTGTTTTGACCATCAGTCTGGAGCTCTTCCCTCCTATGCCAGAGACTTTGAACACGGGTATAGTCAGCACACAG CAATCACTGGAGAGGCAGAGGACGGCGGAGAAGGAGAGGCTCTTCTTGGTGTACGCCAAGCAGTGGTGGAGAGAGTTCCTCGAGATCCGACCGTCTCACCAGTCCAAACTGGTCAAGATCTTTGCCCAG GATGAGAATGGCGTGAACAGGCCAGTGTGTTCCTACGTGCGTGTCCTGCGGGCCGGCCGCCTGCTGGAGAGCCCTCGACAGGCGGCCCGCTTCGTCAGCCTGCTGGCCCATGAAAAAGCTCCGGTGGTGGGAGGAGGGGCCAAGCAGGAACAGTGGTGCACATTAATGGCTTTTCTGTGTAGGGGGAAG GGAGACTGTGAGGACCACGCTACTCTGCTCTGCAGCCTCCTGCTGGGCTTCGGCCTGgatgcatatgtgtgtgtgggtaCCAAGGCCAAGACTGGTCCACACGCCTGGGTCCTGACACGCGGTACTGATGGGAGCATCACCTTCTGGGAGAGTCTGACCGCACACAG ATATCTGCACCGGCCCATTGATCCAGATGCTCCCCCCCTGGCTCCTCAACCAAAACCCTCGTCCCCTTACCGCACTGTGGGCTGCGTCTTTAACCACCAGACCTTCCTGGCCAACTGCCAGCCCTCTGACGCTGTGGACCTTTGTGTCTTTGACTTCCAG AATCCGTCACGCTGGAAGGCGATGAGTGAAGAAGCTGTGAAGTCTGTCTGTGCCCCAGGCTCCACCACCTCTCTGCCTCCCCTGCCTCCTCTCTGCGCTCCGTCTCTGGATCCTGCTGAGGCCAGCAACCATTTGGAGCTGGAGATGCGCTTCCTGGTCTCAGAACACAGGAAG GACCTTGACCTGGCTACAGTGTGGGACGACCACCTCTCCTACCTGCTGTCCTCGGCCCTGTCGGCCTATGAAATGGAGCGTTGTACCGGCGTCTCCTGTGGAAACGAAGAGTTCCAGGACGCAGTGAGGAGGGCCGTGCCGGACGGACACACCTTCAAAGGGTTCCCCATTCACTTCCTGCATCGCAACGCTCGCCGAGCCTTCGCCACCTGCCTCAG GTCCCCGTTCTGTGAGGAGATAGTATGTTGTCGTGGCGACCACGTGAGGCTTGCCGTTCGGGCCCGGGTGTTTGTGTATCCTGAGAATGCGTGTGCAGTGTGGATGATGTTTGCCTGTAAATACCGCTCTGTGCTCTGA